The following coding sequences are from one Streptomyces angustmyceticus window:
- a CDS encoding 4-hydroxy-3-methylbut-2-enyl diphosphate reductase: MTSSPRPTPAATPGEDASHRSGRRKVLLAAPRGYCAGVDRAVIAVEKALEQYGAPVYVRHEIVHNKYVVKTLEKKGAIFVDETEEVPEGNIVIFSAHGVAPVVHDEAKRGKLATIDATCPLVTKVHKEAVRYAKEDYDILLIGHEGHEEVIGTSGEAPEHITLVDGPDDVSNVEVRDPDKVVWLSQTTLSVDETMETVDALKGRYPNLLSPPSDDICYATQNRQTAVKQMGAEADLVIVVGSKNSSNSVRLVEVALGAGARDAHLVDYAEEIDEAWLEGVGTVGVTSGASVPEVLVDGVLEWLAARGYEDVETLKAAEESIHFSLPKELRRDLRAEAKAATEG, translated from the coding sequence ATGACTTCCTCGCCCCGCCCGACGCCCGCCGCCACCCCGGGCGAAGACGCATCGCACCGCAGCGGCCGGCGCAAGGTCCTGCTCGCCGCCCCCCGTGGCTACTGCGCGGGCGTGGACCGCGCCGTGATCGCCGTGGAGAAGGCCCTGGAGCAGTACGGCGCCCCCGTTTACGTCCGCCACGAGATCGTCCACAACAAGTACGTCGTGAAGACCCTGGAGAAGAAGGGCGCCATCTTCGTCGACGAGACGGAGGAGGTGCCCGAGGGCAACATCGTCATCTTCTCGGCGCACGGCGTCGCCCCGGTCGTCCACGACGAGGCCAAGCGCGGCAAGCTCGCCACCATCGACGCCACCTGCCCGCTGGTCACCAAGGTCCACAAGGAAGCCGTCCGCTACGCCAAGGAGGACTACGACATCCTCCTGATCGGTCACGAAGGCCACGAAGAGGTCATCGGCACCAGCGGTGAGGCCCCCGAGCACATCACCCTCGTCGACGGCCCCGACGACGTCTCCAACGTCGAGGTCCGCGACCCGGACAAGGTCGTCTGGCTCTCCCAGACCACCCTCTCGGTCGACGAGACCATGGAGACGGTGGACGCCCTGAAGGGCCGCTACCCCAACCTCCTCTCGCCGCCCAGCGACGACATCTGCTACGCCACCCAGAACCGCCAGACCGCGGTGAAGCAGATGGGCGCCGAGGCCGATCTCGTCATCGTCGTCGGCTCCAAGAACTCCTCGAACTCCGTGCGCCTCGTCGAGGTGGCGCTGGGCGCCGGCGCCCGCGACGCCCATCTGGTCGACTACGCCGAGGAGATCGACGAGGCGTGGCTGGAGGGCGTCGGCACGGTCGGCGTGACCTCCGGCGCCTCCGTCCCCGAGGTGCTCGTCGACGGCGTCCTGGAGTGGCTCGCCGCGCGCGGCTACGAGGACGTCGAGACCCTCAAGGCCGCCGAGGAGTCCATCCACTTCTCGCTGCCCAAGGAGCTCCGCCGGGACCTGCGCGCCGAGGCCAAGGCCGCCACCGAGGGCTGA